The Tolypothrix sp. NIES-4075 genomic interval AATTCCCCGCAAACTCTTAGATGCAATCCGCGTTTTATGTCTTAGCCAGTCATAAAACAAGATAGCGGCAAAAGCACCAACTAAACCCATCACACATCCAGATGCACCAACCACAAAGTCAGTTTTAGAATATCCCATTACCGACATCCAAGTAACCGCTAGCATTGAGCCTAAACCAGTGGTGAGGTACAATATTAAATATCTTGCTATTCCTAAATTAAATTCTACTAAACGACCAAAGACATAAAGACCAAACATATTCATTAATAAATGCAAAAAACCAAAGTGCAAAAAGGCAGCAGTAAATAAACGCCACCAATCTCCCTTGAGAACTTCTGTTGGGACTAATGCACCTAAACGGTACAAAGTCAATAAATTAGTGCTACCGCCAAATTTAATTTCTAAGGCAAAAGCAAATAAATTCAATCCGATAATAAAGTAAGTCGCATTTGGTTTAGGTTGCGTTAAGTCAGCTTTGCCGCTGTATTTAGATTCTTGCAATAATTCAGCACTGATTCGAGATAAAATTTGTTTGGATTTATCAGTTAATATTGTTTCAGCTTCAACTACAGGCTGAGATAAACGTCTTTCAATCGCATTATGAAAACGAATATCATTGCTGTTGCGGATACTTAATAACTGTTCTCTACCTAATAACTCATTTCCTGCTGCTAGATTAGCTGTTGCTAGCCAAAATACTTGAATTGTTGGCGAATAAATTCTGAGTGAACCATTAATTAATGTTTTTACCTGTTCGCAACTACCGCAAAACGCTAACACAAACATGCGTGCTAAATTGCGTGTAATTAAGTTAGGTATTTGCTCGATGCTGCGTTCATAATATTCCCATGCGTGGAGTAAACTATTTAAATCGCCAGTTTCGCCAAGCGATCGCAAATAGTAAAGTAGCATTTCGCTATCTTTCTGCAATCGCACTTCAGATATATTTTCTTGTATCCATACCAGCATTTCTTCCCAACGAGCATCGATTTGGTAAAGTGTAACAATGGCAGTTCGACCAGTTGGTGTGTCCGTCGTTTTGTAACGATTTAGAATGGTTAGGGCTTCAGCGATCGCTCCCTGCTGACCTAAATCCAAAGCATGTAACATTTCCGGTTTTTCCCGTAAACCATCCGCAGGATGCAACCAAGATACAAATTGAGCTAATTTGCTGGCTTGATGGTAACGTTGTTGAGCAACGAGTTGATTAACTTTTCTGTTGACAAAATTGGGTATGAGTATGAAAATCAGCCAAAAGCATCCCCCAACCAAACCACCTAAATTGGGAATTAGATAAGATGTGACTGCTGTCACAACAAAGATAAATGTAGAAACAAAAATCCAGCCACGATTGTGATCAAAAGAAGTACGAACAGCAGAAATCGTGGTAGTAACGCATGATAAACAAACTATCCAAATCAATAAATTATTAATATCCATAATCGGATTTGCACCACATTAGAGAGGAACTTCTATCATAGTTCCCTTTTCAGTATGCGTTTATAGCGGCAATATGAGTTATGGGACTTACGCAGAATCATGAAAAAACGAACCACAGAGGACGCAGAGGACATAGAAGTTGAGAGTTTGGGAGAGTTCTTGCGTAAGTCTTAAGTTAATTAACAACTTAAATTATGCAAGTATCCCCAGCATTTACTCATTCACTAATATCTCAGGTGATTTTTCCTTATTATCTGAATAATCAGATATAGAAACAAAATTATCTGCTGCATCTTTAATAAAACCAGCTATAGGTACAGCAATCAGCAATCCCAACAACCCACCGATATAAGTTCCTACCAGCAAAGAAACTAACACCCAGATTGGTCTAAGTCCTGTGAAACTACCTAAAAGACGGGGAGCGATCGCTTGGTCAATTAACTGGTCAATTACAACAGATGCAGCTAAAACCTTCACTGCTAACCAAAAATCATGTGACGCTATTATTAAAGTTACAACCGCAAGACTTACTACATCACCAAAAGGAATTAAACTCAAAATCCCCACTCCCAAACCAAAAAGTAAAGCAAAGGGAACTTTGAAAAGCAAAAACACTATTGTTAGTGAAACTCCCATTAGTAAAGCCAAAGCTACCTGACCAATCAAATAATTTTGAAAATTTTTATGAATCGACTGCCTTACCTTCTGACCAAAACTCCAAGGTAACTTTTTAAATATCCCATCCCATATTCTCTTGCCATCAGCTAAAAGATAAAAAGTTAGCACTACTGTAATTATTGCTTCAGAAATACTATCAATAGCATCTAAAATAACGCTAAAAATCTTGTCTCCGATAAACTCCAACTCATTAGGCAATCGGTCTGTTATTTGCGTAAAAATTTGACTAAAATTTACTTTTAAACTGTGATTAATAGCCCAATCATTTAAAATATAAAGTTTTTGCTTATTAGAATCAATCCATTGTGGAAGCTGTTTAACCATTTCATGAAACTGCTCTAATACAATGGGAACCAAAATAAGACCCAAAGCTGCTAAAATTATAATAGTAGAGAAAAAAACTAATCCGATCGCATAGCTACGCTTAACTCCACGTTCCTCAAGAATTGAAACGGGGTAATTCAAAATAAATGCCAGCAAAATTGCTAAAACAAAAGTTGTCACCAAAGGTTGAAAATATTGAAAAACTCGAAATACTAGCCAACCATTGAGAAAAATTGAAGGAAATATCAGCGTTATAACTAACCATTTAAGTAGTTGATTGAGTGAAACAGTCATAATTAATTTCAAATTAGCAGATTTAGGGTAAGGAATGCCCATCCTACAAATTTTAGAATATAAAAGCACAGATAATTATTGAGTTTGCTCACATTTTGAAGAATGCACGTTTTCGCCGTGCGAGGAGCGGGCACGCAACAAAGAACAGGCGCTTTAGCCTGGGAGCGGGCACACAGACAAAACCCGCCTACGCGGGTTAGAAAACCCTAGATTTTTCTTGTCCGCGTAGGCGTACTTCGTTCGTTTAGCCGCGACTTATAGTCGTCAGGGCTTTATGCTTCTTTCAAAGCTGAAAATTGCTCATCATTTATCCGTCCAGCTTGATACAGCGTTTGTGTAATTTCGGAAATAGTTAAAACCGCATGACCTTGATAACCATTTTCTCGTAATCTGTCTTTTACGCCATGTTCATGGTCAATAAAAACTACAATATCATTCACATTTAATCCTGCGGATTTTAACTTTTCTGCTCCTTCCATAACACTTTTACCGCTGATAAGAATATCATCAACTACCGCAACTGTTTCCCCAGGATGAAAATCACCCTCAATTACCCTGCGGGTTCCATGTGCTTTCACTTCTTTACGAGGAAAAATCATCGGACATTGAAGACGCAAAGATAAACCAGTAGCTGTAGGCAAAGAACCGTAGGGAATACCTGCTATCCTATCAAAATTTAGCTTGACCAAAATTTCTTCATAAGCAATAATAACTTGATTAAAAACTTGCGGTTTAGAAATTATTTTGCGTAAATCGACGTAATAAGGAAATGTGGCTCCCGATGCTTGAACATAGTTGCCAAATATAATGCAGCCGATATCATAAAGTTGCAAAATTAAATCTTGTTGCGGATGCTGATCCAAAAAACAAACATCTGGCAACCATAGAGAACAACTAGAAACATCTTGGATAATTTCAGTTTTTGCTTGATTAATTTGGGTATTTAAAGACTGAACTTCTTGAGATAATTCTGTTGAACTCAACATATCTTGAGGAACAGGAATCAGCAAACCTTCACCATTAGTATTCAAGCCAGCCGCTAAAACTTGATTAAGGTTGCCACCTTCTGCCCAAATACTACGAGCCATGATAATTCGTTCCGGTGCCTCTGCTCGAATCCGAGCAAAAATATCAGGCTTTGTTGTTCCCACTTCTAAACCTAATTGTTCTGGAGTACCCCAATTTTGTGATTCTTTTACTACTTGTAAATAAAAGGGTGTTTCCGCTGTTGGAAACTGCTGTAAAGGTTCTGCGGCTGAATTAGAAGTACAACATAAAATAAACACTGCCTTACCAGGATAAACCAAAAACGGTGCGACATTATCTTGTCCGGCATAGGGACTGAGAGTGATTGCATCCACATTCCATTTACTAAACACAGTGCGGGCGAAAATTGTGCTGGTATTTAAATCACTGTGTTTGGCATCTAAAATAACTGGAATGTGAGCCGGGATAGAGAATAAAGTTTTTTGCAGCAATTCTAAACCAGGAATACCCAAAGCTTGATAAAAGCCGAGTGTCGGTTTATAAACGCAAACTTGTTCGGCTGTTTCGGCAATAATGAATTGCAACCAATCCCACAAACTAGAGATGATATCACTAGAAGCGTAGCGAGCAGGCATCATCTCTGGATTGGGATCAAGCCCGACAAATAGTAAGCTTTGATTTTGGGCGATCGCTTGACTCAATTTATCAAAAAAGTTCATATTAAATATTTAAAACATCACAAACAAAACTAAGTTATGAGTTATAAATTCATAACTCATAACTCATAAATCATAACTTTCTACAACCCTCCATACCATTGATAACCCTGGTCTTCCCAGTAACCCTTCATCGGTGACAAATAACTAACCAAAGTAACCCGAGTCACCCACTTACTCTGCTTATAACCAAGTTTAATTGGCGAAGCTAAACGCAAGGGGGCACCATTATCAACTGGCAAAGGTTCACCATTTTTCTGATAAGCTAATAAAGTCTGGGGATGCAATGCTGATGCAATATCCCAACTTTCGTAATAGCCATCAGCAGATTTAAAGTAAGCAAATTTGACATTTGCTTTCGGTTGAGCAAGGGCAACAATTTCCCGCAGACGTATACCACCCCATTGCACAATCGCTGCCCAACCTTCAACACAAACGTGACGAATAATCATGGAAGTTAGCGGCAAAGCCTGAATATCTGCCATACTCAGGCTAAGAGGTTTGTTGACATCGCCATCAACAATTAAGCGATATTTTGCTTGGTCAATAATTGGAGTATTATTGAAACTATTAATTAGCAACTCCTTCGGTTTAATTTCACTCTTGGAGAATTCAGGTACAGGCTTTTGGGGATTAAATAATAATGTTTCAACCTTCTGATTTAACGGTTCAGAAACTTTGTTCACAACATCACTAAATAGCGGTGCGCCGCAACCACTAAGAAGAAAACCCATGCCAGAAATGCCCGAAAATTGTAAAAATCTCCGGCGTGTTAATTCAGAACGAGGTACGCGAATTAAATTCATAAAATTAGTCCTTTGTTATTTGTCGTCAAATAGTCTATTTATCTTCTCACCACTACCAAAACATTGATTCAGTCAACTGTTCACCTCCAGCTTTGCGCCCTAACTGCCAGTGAATTAATACAAACAGGATAACGCTTGGTACTGAAGAAAAGTGAACAATTCTTAATGCTTCCCAACTGCCGAATGCATCAACAATCCAGGAAAATTGAGCAGGTTTATACATGCCTATTCCTGTGAATAAAGCCAGCAGTAATATGGGAATAATAGCTGTATAAACGATGCGATGCCAAGCATAACTTAAGCGCTTCGAGTTTTGAGTTTTTTGTAATGCTTTAATATCATTTATATTTACAAACCGATGTCGCCAGCGGCGGGTAATTAAAACGTAAATTCCATACCACAATAGATTCAGCGAAAATAACCACATTCCCGCAAAATGCCAATGTCTGCCTCCCGCAAGCCAACCTCCTAAAGTAAATAGAGGGGGAATATGTAAACCTGCACGTCCCCCAAAAACAGGATTAGCGTTGTAAATTTGTAGCCCACTAGTGAGCATGATAAATAAACTAATGATATTACAAGAGTGGAAAATCTTCGCACCTATTGCTTGGGTTGGCAACTTGCGACTTTTAGGGGGAACTGTCGAATCCATAGATATTTATTATTAAATATTATTTTGTCTGTATTAAGCATTACTCAGCAAATTTGCGGCAGGGTAATGTTCACCCTGCTTTTTCCATCCTACCGTTGAGGGGAGTAGTGTGCGACTAATTTTTAACTATTACAATTCTTGTTGATAAGTTGTGAAAGTTCGCACGTCAAAAATGCGCGTCCTTGAAATTGAGCGATAAATTGCTCACCCTTCTCTACAAGACGCTGCGCGAACGGGTGACGCTCGAAGACTCGCTACCGCTTCGCTATTGCCAGTCGCTCATGGGGGAAACCACGGCAGGTGCTACAACGGAGGGAACCTCCGCAACGCACTGCCTCCCCTTGGCGCTAGCCTCTCACGAGTGGGAGAAGACCGCGCTAGCTCACTACGAATCCATCTTCAGGTTGCCAGAGATACTCACGCAAATTGATTTTTCCTTCAGGGTTAAATTTTATTCCTTCTTCTTCGAGAAGCGATCGCTGTTTGTAATCTGTGCCGTTTCGCTGCATTGAGTGGGATATCTCGCCTTTGGCATTAATTACTCGATGCCAAGGTATATCTGATAAACTGATATCAACTTGATAAAGAGCATATCCGATTAAACGCGCTTTTCCGTACAAGTGAGCCAAATCTGCTATTTGTCCGTAAGTTGCCACTCTACCTATTGGTATTTGGCGGACAATTGCATATATGTTGTCATACTTGGACATTTATCTTCTACTTTATTTTTGCATTTCCTGCTGACGCATCGGCATTGCATCTATCTCGTTAAAAATTACCTTTGCCTCGACGGGTTTGGAGTCGCTGCGCTTTTGGGTACCATCTTTACCTACTAAGATGACTCGAAAATCTTCGGGGGATTGAAAACGTGAACGCACTTTCACAACATCTGCTTCATCAATCGCCTCACCCGATGCACGACTTGTACCTTCTGTCAATATTTCCACCAATAGTAAATCTCGCTCAGAAAAATCAGCTTGTTGCCCTTGAAATAACTGCATTTGTTTTTGATAAGCGGGATTATTTTCATCAGGTGCAAACACTAGCAAAAGGCGGTTTTTCCATTGGTAGGATTTTAAGTCAAAAGCCATATTTTTGTTTTTTACAGTTTTTGGGTTGGAGGCGATCGGCACGAGTCTATTTGACTTATTCTGAATATATAAACTCGATACATCGGCTCTGTACAAGCTTGAGCAGCCGACATTGGTTAGGAGTAGCAGTGCCATCAAGCAACGAGTTAACATTTTTGATTCGTAGTGAGCGGTTTACCGCTCATATCAACCATTTTAAGGGCTGTTAGCGGAGCTTTCCCGTAGGGTAGCCCTTACTAAATTCACTCCTTTGTTTATTTCTGCCTATCTACTTAATGCGAGTCAAAATAATCAGCCTCAATTCTAGCTTACATCATCACTCAACAAATTAGGCATTGCTAAAAGACGATGAATTGTTCTTCGCTACAAGTGCGCGAAACATTCATCTTGTCAATTAGCAACGCCCAAATTTTCAATCTTTATACTCAATTAATCAGAAAGCAAACTTGGGGAAGTTAAAACAAAAACATCTCTTGTTCCCAAAGCATCAGTCTGAGGTTTAATCGGAGTAGTAAAATGATAAAATTCATGGTCATTAACCAAGAGTAATTCTCCAGAATTCAGAACTTTATTAAAAACGGGCTTTTCTTTTTTGGCAGCGTAAAGATGCGTTTCTCCACCTTGAATATTTTCTCTGTCAACAGAAAATATTCCGATAAAATCAGTACCATCCTGAT includes:
- a CDS encoding rhomboid family intramembrane serine protease, coding for MDINNLLIWIVCLSCVTTTISAVRTSFDHNRGWIFVSTFIFVVTAVTSYLIPNLGGLVGGCFWLIFILIPNFVNRKVNQLVAQQRYHQASKLAQFVSWLHPADGLREKPEMLHALDLGQQGAIAEALTILNRYKTTDTPTGRTAIVTLYQIDARWEEMLVWIQENISEVRLQKDSEMLLYYLRSLGETGDLNSLLHAWEYYERSIEQIPNLITRNLARMFVLAFCGSCEQVKTLINGSLRIYSPTIQVFWLATANLAAGNELLGREQLLSIRNSNDIRFHNAIERRLSQPVVEAETILTDKSKQILSRISAELLQESKYSGKADLTQPKPNATYFIIGLNLFAFALEIKFGGSTNLLTLYRLGALVPTEVLKGDWWRLFTAAFLHFGFLHLLMNMFGLYVFGRLVEFNLGIARYLILYLTTGLGSMLAVTWMSVMGYSKTDFVVGASGCVMGLVGAFAAILFYDWLRHKTRIASKSLRGILSLILLQAAFDLTTPQISFVGHTSGVIIGFVVGFLLKVIGK
- a CDS encoding AI-2E family transporter, which codes for MTVSLNQLLKWLVITLIFPSIFLNGWLVFRVFQYFQPLVTTFVLAILLAFILNYPVSILEERGVKRSYAIGLVFFSTIIILAALGLILVPIVLEQFHEMVKQLPQWIDSNKQKLYILNDWAINHSLKVNFSQIFTQITDRLPNELEFIGDKIFSVILDAIDSISEAIITVVLTFYLLADGKRIWDGIFKKLPWSFGQKVRQSIHKNFQNYLIGQVALALLMGVSLTIVFLLFKVPFALLFGLGVGILSLIPFGDVVSLAVVTLIIASHDFWLAVKVLAASVVIDQLIDQAIAPRLLGSFTGLRPIWVLVSLLVGTYIGGLLGLLIAVPIAGFIKDAADNFVSISDYSDNKEKSPEILVNE
- a CDS encoding bifunctional orotidine-5'-phosphate decarboxylase/orotate phosphoribosyltransferase, coding for MNFFDKLSQAIAQNQSLLFVGLDPNPEMMPARYASSDIISSLWDWLQFIIAETAEQVCVYKPTLGFYQALGIPGLELLQKTLFSIPAHIPVILDAKHSDLNTSTIFARTVFSKWNVDAITLSPYAGQDNVAPFLVYPGKAVFILCCTSNSAAEPLQQFPTAETPFYLQVVKESQNWGTPEQLGLEVGTTKPDIFARIRAEAPERIIMARSIWAEGGNLNQVLAAGLNTNGEGLLIPVPQDMLSSTELSQEVQSLNTQINQAKTEIIQDVSSCSLWLPDVCFLDQHPQQDLILQLYDIGCIIFGNYVQASGATFPYYVDLRKIISKPQVFNQVIIAYEEILVKLNFDRIAGIPYGSLPTATGLSLRLQCPMIFPRKEVKAHGTRRVIEGDFHPGETVAVVDDILISGKSVMEGAEKLKSAGLNVNDIVVFIDHEHGVKDRLRENGYQGHAVLTISEITQTLYQAGRINDEQFSALKEA
- a CDS encoding molybdopterin-dependent oxidoreductase, whose amino-acid sequence is MNLIRVPRSELTRRRFLQFSGISGMGFLLSGCGAPLFSDVVNKVSEPLNQKVETLLFNPQKPVPEFSKSEIKPKELLINSFNNTPIIDQAKYRLIVDGDVNKPLSLSMADIQALPLTSMIIRHVCVEGWAAIVQWGGIRLREIVALAQPKANVKFAYFKSADGYYESWDIASALHPQTLLAYQKNGEPLPVDNGAPLRLASPIKLGYKQSKWVTRVTLVSYLSPMKGYWEDQGYQWYGGL
- a CDS encoding cytochrome b/b6 domain-containing protein; the encoded protein is MDSTVPPKSRKLPTQAIGAKIFHSCNIISLFIMLTSGLQIYNANPVFGGRAGLHIPPLFTLGGWLAGGRHWHFAGMWLFSLNLLWYGIYVLITRRWRHRFVNINDIKALQKTQNSKRLSYAWHRIVYTAIIPILLLALFTGIGMYKPAQFSWIVDAFGSWEALRIVHFSSVPSVILFVLIHWQLGRKAGGEQLTESMFW
- a CDS encoding MGMT family protein, producing MSKYDNIYAIVRQIPIGRVATYGQIADLAHLYGKARLIGYALYQVDISLSDIPWHRVINAKGEISHSMQRNGTDYKQRSLLEEEGIKFNPEGKINLREYLWQPEDGFVVS
- a CDS encoding DUF4174 domain-containing protein; this encodes MLTRCLMALLLLTNVGCSSLYRADVSSLYIQNKSNRLVPIASNPKTVKNKNMAFDLKSYQWKNRLLLVFAPDENNPAYQKQMQLFQGQQADFSERDLLLVEILTEGTSRASGEAIDEADVVKVRSRFQSPEDFRVILVGKDGTQKRSDSKPVEAKVIFNEIDAMPMRQQEMQK